The Elusimicrobiota bacterium DNA segment GGGGCGGGGAAGATCCTAGGACCGGATCATCACCAGCGCCATCTTGAAGGGCTTGACGGCCTGCAGGGCGTGCGGCGACTGGGCGGGCATGATGATCATCTGGCCCGCCTTGACCCGGTGCGGGGTGCCGGAGATGCGGATCTCGGCCTCGCCGTCGAGGATCAAGACCAGCGCGTCGAAGGGCGCCGTGTGCTCGCTCAAGCCCTGGCCTTGGTCGAAGGCGAAGAGGGTCACGGTCCCGGCGGTCTTCTGGATCAAGGCGCGGCTCACCACGGCGCCGGCCTGGTAGTCCACGAGGCCGGCGGTCTCCAGCACCCGTCCCTTGACGTCCTGGGGCTCGGCTGATCCGCTTTTCATATCCCGATCTTGAGCGCCTCGCGCGCCATGACGACCTGGATCTTGTAGCCCTTGTCCGCGACGACCTTCTGGGCGTCGGCGTCGATCCGGTCGAGGACGGCGTCGGTGTAGGCGTCGTCGTGATGGAACAGGACCAGGCGCTTGACCCCGCTGCGCGCGGCCAGATGCAGAGTGTTGATCCAGCTGGAATGGCCGTTGTTCTTGCGCGTCTGGTAGTCGGAGTCGAGGTAGCGGGCGTCGTGGATGAGCAGGTCGGCGCCCTTGATGAGGCGTCCGAGCCGCTCGTCGTAGTCCTGCAGGGCCGTCCCTTCCTCCCCGTAGATCTCGGCGTCCGGGGAGTAGGCGAAGCGGCGCCCTTCGAGCTCGACGACGAAGCCCAAAGTCGTGCCGGGATGGTTGGCGAAGTACGGCGAGACCTGCACGCCGGGGAGCACCTCGTAGGTCTCCTCCATCATCTCGAAGAGCTGCAGCTCGGCCTGCAGTGGGCCGAGGTCGGGCGGCGCGGTCTCGAAGATGCGCTGGATGCGGTCCTGGAGCGCTTGGCCCGGGTCGTTGGCGCCGCTGATGTTGAGCTTGTAGCCCGGGGCGTAGGCCGGCGCGAACTCGGCCAGGCCCTCGAAATGGTCCTGGTGGAAGTGGGACAGGAAGATCCATAGGTTCTTGTAGCGGTCGTTCTTGACGATCTCGCGCCCCAGGGGCACGATGCCGGAGCCCGCGTCGAAGATGAGGATGTCGTTGGCGGTCTCCAAGGTGACGCAGGACGTGTGCCGCCCGTAGCGGGAAGGCTCGCCGCCCTTGAACGGGGAGAGGCTGCGGCAGCCCCAGACCGTCATGTGGAGCTTGGCGTCGGCGGGCTCCTCCGCCCGGGCGCCCAGGTGGGCCTCTTCCGTCGCGGGGGGCGGCGCCGGGGCCTGGCCGGCGATCAGCTCGCCGATCTGCTTGGCGAAGGTGTCGACGTCGTAGGGCTTCTCGATGAAGAGCTCGGCCCCGTAGTCCAGCGCGCGCTTGCGGTCGGCGTGGAAGGCCTTGCCCGAGACGATGACCACCCGCACCTGCTTGGTGGTGGGGTCGCTCTTGATGCGGTGGCAGAGGGTCATGCCGTCGAGGCCGGGCATGAGGATGTCGAGGACGGCGACGGCCGGGGGCTTGGCCTTGATCATCTCAAGGGCCTTGGTGCTGTCGTTGACGAGCTCGACCTCGTAGCCGGCGTCCCGGAGCAGAGCGGAGGAGAGCTCGCCCACCAGGGGGTCGTCGTCCACCACCATGATGCGTGTCGCCATGGGGCGCTATTCTAGCAAATGAGGAGTGTCCGCTTTGCTAGAATGGACTCATGCGCATCATCGCCGGCCAGCTGCGCGGCCGCCACATCAAGGGGCCGGGCAAGGACTCGGGGGTGCGTCCCATCTCGGGGCGCATCAAGCAGTCGCTCTTCGACATCATCTCAGGGCTGGTCCCGGGCTCGCGGCTGCTGGACCTCTTCGCGGGGACCGGGGCCGTCGGCATCGAGGCCCTCTCGCGGGGCGCGGCTTTCGTCTTCTTCGTGGACCTGGAACGGCGCTGCACGGAGCTCATCGCGCGCAACCTGGCCGCGGCGGGTTTCGCGGACAAGGGCAAGGTCCATTTCGGCAACGCCTTGAGCGACCTGTCCTGGATCCCGTTCCGCTCCGGGACCTCGCAGTACGACCTCATCTTCATGGGGCCGCCGTACAAGGACGAGCAGAAGCGTCCGCTGTCCTACTCCACGCCGGCCCTGGCCAAGTTGGCCGAGGCGGGTCTTCTGGCGCCCAAGGGCTGGGCCGTGTGCCAGCACCACGTCAAGGAAGACGTGCAGGCGCCCGCGGGCTGGGTGCAGGTGCGCCGCGAGAAGTACGGCGACACCTATTTGGACTTCTTCCGTCACGCCGCGACTCAGGGAGGGCCGGCCCTCTAAGTGGAGATCAGCTTCACCAGGCTGCGGGTCTACCGCGAGTGCCCCTGGAAGTACCAGCTGCAGTTCGTGG contains these protein-coding regions:
- a CDS encoding cupin domain-containing protein, producing the protein MKSGSAEPQDVKGRVLETAGLVDYQAGAVVSRALIQKTAGTVTLFAFDQGQGLSEHTAPFDALVLILDGEAEIRISGTPHRVKAGQMIIMPAQSPHALQAVKPFKMALVMIRS
- a CDS encoding response regulator codes for the protein MATRIMVVDDDPLVGELSSALLRDAGYEVELVNDSTKALEMIKAKPPAVAVLDILMPGLDGMTLCHRIKSDPTTKQVRVVIVSGKAFHADRKRALDYGAELFIEKPYDVDTFAKQIGELIAGQAPAPPPATEEAHLGARAEEPADAKLHMTVWGCRSLSPFKGGEPSRYGRHTSCVTLETANDILIFDAGSGIVPLGREIVKNDRYKNLWIFLSHFHQDHFEGLAEFAPAYAPGYKLNISGANDPGQALQDRIQRIFETAPPDLGPLQAELQLFEMMEETYEVLPGVQVSPYFANHPGTTLGFVVELEGRRFAYSPDAEIYGEEGTALQDYDERLGRLIKGADLLIHDARYLDSDYQTRKNNGHSSWINTLHLAARSGVKRLVLFHHDDAYTDAVLDRIDADAQKVVADKGYKIQVVMAREALKIGI
- the rsmD gene encoding 16S rRNA (guanine(966)-N(2))-methyltransferase RsmD; protein product: MRIIAGQLRGRHIKGPGKDSGVRPISGRIKQSLFDIISGLVPGSRLLDLFAGTGAVGIEALSRGAAFVFFVDLERRCTELIARNLAAAGFADKGKVHFGNALSDLSWIPFRSGTSQYDLIFMGPPYKDEQKRPLSYSTPALAKLAEAGLLAPKGWAVCQHHVKEDVQAPAGWVQVRREKYGDTYLDFFRHAATQGGPAL